Proteins from one Fragaria vesca subsp. vesca linkage group LG6, FraVesHawaii_1.0, whole genome shotgun sequence genomic window:
- the LOC101306831 gene encoding monoglyceride lipase-like, giving the protein MSTEKSASSAPETPPNFWGDTPAEEYYASEGVRHTQSYFETPNGKIFTQSFLPLDPDLPVKATVFMTHGYGSDSGWLFQKICIAFSTWGYAVFAADLLGHGRSDGLRCYLGDMEKVAATSLSFFLHVRRSEPYRHLPAFLFGESMGGLATMLMYFQSSEPDRWTGLIFSAPLFVIPENMKPSRLHLFVYGLLFGIADTWAAMPDNKMVGKAIKDPEKLKIIASNPRRYTGPPRVGTMREIARVCQYIQDNFSRVTAPFLTVHGTADGVTCPTSSKLLYEKASSVDKSLKIYEGMYHSLIQGETDENANLVLQDMREWIDERVEKYGPKP; this is encoded by the coding sequence ATGTCAACGGAAAAATCGGCATCATCGGCGCCGGAGACGCCTCCGAATTTCTGGGGCGACACCCCCGCGGAGGAGTACTACGCCTCCGAAGGGGTGCGCCACACCCAATCCTACTTCGAAACCCCCAACGGCAAGATCTTCACCCAAAGCTTCCTGCCGTTGGATCCCGACCTCCCGGTCAAAGCCACCGTCTTCATGACCCACGGCTACGGCTCCGACAGCGGCTGGCTCTTCCAGAAAATCTGCATCGCCTTCTCCACCTGGGGCTACGCCGTCTTCGCCGCCGACCTCCTCGGCCACGGCCGCTCCGACGGCCTCCGCTGCTACCTCGGCGACATGGAGAAGGTTGCCGCCACCTCCCTCTCCTTCTTCCTCCACGTCCGGCGCAGCGAGCCCTACCGCCACCTCCCGGCCTTCCTCTTCGGCGAGTCCATGGGCGGCCTCGCCACCATGCTCATGTACTTCCAGTCCTCCGAGCCCGACAGGTGGACGGGCCTGATCTTCTCTGCTCCCCTCTTCGTGATCCCGGAGAACATGAAGCCCAGCAGGCTCCATCTCTTCGTGTACGGACTCCTGTTCGGCATCGCGGACACTTGGGCCGCGATGCCGGACAACAAGATGGTCGGGAAGGCCATCAAGGACCCGGAGAAGCTCAAGATTATAGCTTCAAACCCGAGGAGGTACACTGGGCCACCCAGGGTGGGGACCATGAGGGAGATTGCTAGGGTGTGCCAGTACATACAGGATAACTTCTCCCGCGTAACGGCGCCGTTTCTGACCGTGCACGGGACCGCCGACGGGGTGACGTGTCCGACGTCGTCGAAGCTGTTGTATGAGAAGGCGTCGAGCGTGGACAAGAGCTTGAAGATTTACGAGGGGATGTACCATTCGTTGATACAAGGAGAGACCGATGAGAATGCCAACCTTGTGTTGCAGGATATGAGAGAGTGGATTGATGAGAGGGTCGAGAAGTATGGACCTAAACCCTAA